Proteins encoded together in one Festucalex cinctus isolate MCC-2025b chromosome 8, RoL_Fcin_1.0, whole genome shotgun sequence window:
- the LOC144024569 gene encoding dual specificity tyrosine-phosphorylation-regulated kinase 4-like isoform X1, whose product MQAAAPKSDKATNEQLYKIPHTARVHKEPLQPTKNIQVVVRYQTSLPSNKTRIGFPQISMTQQKTVSSPSQQVCARINKSSSRSRLLPSQSQCRTPESVLRDTKKCLMPYEQTEIKEYHHVWYVGEKAKKMQRSKESSTTAEGESFDDSKGFYKVRPGDHLAYRFEVLGVMGSGLAGKVLKCRDHKNMTLVAVKVFRNTADGQKMAQTELDNLKTLQRLDRTSKANMVHMKEHFYFRSHLCITFELFEKDLHKALKESKLRRLCETDIRKYAIDVLKCLKVFKDMQLIHGDLKPENILLDKENNAAVSDFGGSIFIRGRPTNQTLAYMAPERLVGKCCTTASDMWSLGCTLAELDWGLFLFKGKNKGDIFNCITKVLGLPPLDLLTAASRKNYCVDGSDTEDKKQPKTPLATRLRSKNPKFLDFIRCCLEYDATKRLTPEKALRHPWIKQATKHTYNRPTISSLLKREQIPPSMWQPTTQFK is encoded by the exons ATGCAAGCAGCCGCACCAAAAAGTGATAAGGCAACTAACGAGCAACTTTACAAG ATTCCTCACACCGCAAGAGTCCACAAGGAGCCGCTGCAGCCGACCAAAAACATCCAAGTGGTAGTCCGTTATCAGACCTCCCTGCCGTCGAACAAAACCAGAATCGGGTTCCCGCAAATTTCCATGACTCAGCAGAAAACCGTCTCATCGCCCTCCCAACAAGTCTGTGCTCGA ATAAACAAAAGCTCTTCCAGGAGCAGACTCCTCCCTTCCCAGTCACAGTGCAGGACtcctgaat CGGTACTCCGGGACACCAAGAAATGCCTGATGCCGTACGAGCAGACGGAAATCAAGGAATACCACCACGTGTGGTATGTGGGAGAAAAGGCCAAGAAAATGCAACGCTCCAAAGAGTCCTCGACGACGGCGGAGGGCGAGTCCTTCGACGACTCCAAAGGGTTCTACAAAGTG AGGCCTGGAGACCACCTGGCCTACCGCTTTGAGGTGCTGGGGGTGATGGGATCGGGACTGGCCGGAAAGGTGCTCAAATGCAGGGACCACAAGAACATGACGCTCGTCGCCGTCAAGGTCTTTCGCAACACTGCCGA CGGTCAAAAGATGGCACAGACAGAGTTGGACAATCTAAAAACTCTGCAGCGACTAGACAGAACCAGCAAAGCCAACATGGTCCACATGAAGGAGCACTTCTACTTCCGCAGTCACCTCTGCATCACCTTTGAACTTTTTGA aaaggaccTTCACAAAGCCTTAAAGGAGAGTAAATTGCGCCGACTGTGTGAGACCGACATCAGGAAATACGCCATCGACGTGCTCAAGTGTCTGAAGGTGTTCAAAGACATGCAACTCATCCACGGAGACTTAAAACCG GAAAACATTCTGTTGGACAAGGAAAACAATGCAGCGGTGAGTGACTTCGGAGGGAGCATCTTTATCAGAG GTCGGCCCACCAATCAGACGCTGGCGTACATGGCTCCAGAGCGTCTCGTGGGCAAGTGTTGCACCACAGCCTCGGACATGTGGAGCCTAGGATGCACGCTGGCCGAGCTCGACTGGGGCCTATTTCTCTTCAAAGGCAAAAACAAAGGCGACATTTTCAACTGTATAACAAAG GTGCTGGGCCTCCCGCCTTTAGACTTACTGACTGCGGCCAGCAGGAAAAACTACTGCGTTG ACGGTTCCGACACCGAAGACAAAAAGCAACCAAAGACTCCTCTGGCCACCAGACTGAGGTCGAAAAATCCAAAGTTTCTGGATTTTATTCGGTGCTGTCTCGA ATACGACGCAACAAAGCGGCTCACCCCGGAGAAGGCATTGCGACATCCGTGGATCAAGCAGGCAACCAAACATACAT ACAACAGACCGACCATAAGCAGCTTACTGAAGAGAGAGCAGATTCCGCCGTCAATGTGGCAGCCAACGACACAATTCAAATAA
- the LOC144024569 gene encoding dual specificity tyrosine-phosphorylation-regulated kinase 4-like isoform X2, translating to MQAAAPKSDKATNEQLYKIPHTARVHKEPLQPTKNIQVVVRYQTSLPSNKTRIGFPQISMTQQKTVSSPSQQVCARINKSSSRSRLLPSQSQCRTPESVLRDTKKCLMPYEQTEIKEYHHVWYVGEKAKKMQRSKESSTTAEGESFDDSKGFYKVRPGDHLAYRFEVLGVMGSGLAGKVLKCRDHKNMTLVAVKVFRNTADGQKMAQTELDNLKTLQRLDRTSKANMVHMKEHFYFRSHLCITFELFEKDLHKALKESKLRRLCETDIRKYAIDVLKCLKVFKDMQLIHGDLKPENILLDKENNAAVSDFGGSIFIRGRPTNQTLAYMAPERLVGKCCTTASDMWSLGCTLAELDWGLFLFKGKNKGDIFNCITKVLGLPPLDLLTAASRKNYCVDGSDTEDKKQPKTPLATRLRSKNPKFLDFIRCCLEYDATKRLTPEKALRHPWIKQATKHTYRP from the exons ATGCAAGCAGCCGCACCAAAAAGTGATAAGGCAACTAACGAGCAACTTTACAAG ATTCCTCACACCGCAAGAGTCCACAAGGAGCCGCTGCAGCCGACCAAAAACATCCAAGTGGTAGTCCGTTATCAGACCTCCCTGCCGTCGAACAAAACCAGAATCGGGTTCCCGCAAATTTCCATGACTCAGCAGAAAACCGTCTCATCGCCCTCCCAACAAGTCTGTGCTCGA ATAAACAAAAGCTCTTCCAGGAGCAGACTCCTCCCTTCCCAGTCACAGTGCAGGACtcctgaat CGGTACTCCGGGACACCAAGAAATGCCTGATGCCGTACGAGCAGACGGAAATCAAGGAATACCACCACGTGTGGTATGTGGGAGAAAAGGCCAAGAAAATGCAACGCTCCAAAGAGTCCTCGACGACGGCGGAGGGCGAGTCCTTCGACGACTCCAAAGGGTTCTACAAAGTG AGGCCTGGAGACCACCTGGCCTACCGCTTTGAGGTGCTGGGGGTGATGGGATCGGGACTGGCCGGAAAGGTGCTCAAATGCAGGGACCACAAGAACATGACGCTCGTCGCCGTCAAGGTCTTTCGCAACACTGCCGA CGGTCAAAAGATGGCACAGACAGAGTTGGACAATCTAAAAACTCTGCAGCGACTAGACAGAACCAGCAAAGCCAACATGGTCCACATGAAGGAGCACTTCTACTTCCGCAGTCACCTCTGCATCACCTTTGAACTTTTTGA aaaggaccTTCACAAAGCCTTAAAGGAGAGTAAATTGCGCCGACTGTGTGAGACCGACATCAGGAAATACGCCATCGACGTGCTCAAGTGTCTGAAGGTGTTCAAAGACATGCAACTCATCCACGGAGACTTAAAACCG GAAAACATTCTGTTGGACAAGGAAAACAATGCAGCGGTGAGTGACTTCGGAGGGAGCATCTTTATCAGAG GTCGGCCCACCAATCAGACGCTGGCGTACATGGCTCCAGAGCGTCTCGTGGGCAAGTGTTGCACCACAGCCTCGGACATGTGGAGCCTAGGATGCACGCTGGCCGAGCTCGACTGGGGCCTATTTCTCTTCAAAGGCAAAAACAAAGGCGACATTTTCAACTGTATAACAAAG GTGCTGGGCCTCCCGCCTTTAGACTTACTGACTGCGGCCAGCAGGAAAAACTACTGCGTTG ACGGTTCCGACACCGAAGACAAAAAGCAACCAAAGACTCCTCTGGCCACCAGACTGAGGTCGAAAAATCCAAAGTTTCTGGATTTTATTCGGTGCTGTCTCGA ATACGACGCAACAAAGCGGCTCACCCCGGAGAAGGCATTGCGACATCCGTGGATCAAGCAGGCAACCAAACATACAT ACCGACCATAA